The following coding sequences lie in one Rissa tridactyla isolate bRisTri1 chromosome Z, bRisTri1.patW.cur.20221130, whole genome shotgun sequence genomic window:
- the SEMA4D gene encoding semaphorin-4D isoform X4 → MALCAFYWVYLLLEASVAFGPVPRITWEHREVQLIHFHESEVSNYSTLLLSEDKDVLYVGAREVIFALNAVNIDEKQHELHWKVTEDKRTKCAVKGKSEQNLISFELGGKNEDGKGRCPFDPAQSYTSVMVDEELYSGTSYNFLGSEPIISRHSHQSPLRTEYAIPWLNEPNFVFADVIRADQNSTDGEDDKIYFFFTEVSVEYEFVGKLMIPRIARVCKRDQGGLRTLQKKWTSFLKARLICTIPDKNLIFNIINDVFILKSPTLKEPVIYGVFTPQLNNVGLSAVCAYNLSTVEEVFSKGKYMQSATVEQSHTKWVRYNGEIPNPRPGACINKEARASNYMSSLNLPDKTLQFVKDHPLMDDSVTPMGDRPRLIKRDVKYTQIVVDRVRALNGTIYDVMFISTDQGALHKAISYENGMHIIEETQLFPNFEPVQTLLLASKKGRRYLYAGSNSGVVQSPVAFCDKYTTCVDCVLARDPYCAWKPLKASCIDIFKESEIERNWIQNIGGDASSCSDKVRENSLQHTFKHGSTAELKCSQKSNLAQVVWKFKDDVLRVESPKYRLLEKALLIFNLSEGDSGVYQCLSEEKVKNKKFSQVLAKHILELKKIQHTTVGPTTAAAPTEASSPIPFPPTGTSFLSCVGSDSPPSPTSTQPDVWFRTDPVKVMLLPPFLSDQAQHVSVQGSFHLFCQATGPDDSYFVWKKNGQKMKACITEQSHMLFDGRVHVLSWVKDSVLENTEYKCSFISKVGNISSEVHITVEDKDSNGQDRWTKEFDTWRSAISEHDKMMKNWREMWVRIFGEDTSYNAFYMIHCSPNFINSL, encoded by the exons ATGGCTCTATGTGCTTTTTATTGGGTTTATTTGTTATTGGAAGCGTCAGTAGCATTTGGCCCAGTACCGAGGATCACTTGGGAACACAGAG AGGTACAGCTAATACATTTTCATGAATCAGAAGTGTCAAACTATTCAACCTTGCTGTTAAGTGAAGACAAAGATGTTCTATATGTAGGAGCCAGAGAAGTGATTTTTGCATTAAATGCAGTGAATATTGATGAAAAGCAGCATGAG TTACACTGGAAGGTCACTGAAGATAAAAGGACTAAATGTGCAGTCAAGGGCAAATCAGAACAG aatttaatttcatttgaactTGGAGGTAAAAATGAAGATGGTAAGGGCAGATGTCCATTTGATCCTGCTCAAAGCTACACATCTGTTATGGTTG ATGAGGAGCTTTATTCTGGGACTTCTTACAATTTCTTGGGAAGTGAACCTATCATTTCACGGCACTCTCATCAGAGCCCTCTGAGAACAGAGTATGCAATACCTTGGCTTAACG AGCCCAATTTTGTTTTTGCTGATGTGATAAGAGCAGATCAAAACAGCACTGATGGAGAAGATGACAAGATATACTTCTTTTTCACTGAGGTGTCTGTGGAGTACGAATTTGTTGGAAAATTGATGATTCCAAGAATAGCTAGAGTGTGCAAG agGGACCAAGGAGGATTAAGGACCTTGCAGAAAAAATGGACTTCCTTTCTCAAGGCCAGATTGATTTGTACCATCCCTGAtaagaatttaattttcaatattaTCAATGATGTTTTTATTCTCAAGTCTCCAACTCTGAAGGAACCAGTGATATATGGAGTCTTCACCCCGCAACT GAATAATGTGGGGCTGTCAGCAGTATGTGCATACAATCTGTCTACTGTAGAAGAggttttttcaaaaggaaaatatatgcaGAGTGCTACAGTAGAACAGTCTCATACAAAGTGGGTACGATACAATGGGGAAATTCCTAATCCTCGACCTGGTGCA TGTATAAACAAGGAAGCCAGAGCATCAAACTACATGAGTTCTCTGAATTTACCAGACAAAACATTGCAGTTTGTTAAAGATCATCCTCTAATGGATGACTCAGTGACTCCAATGGGAGACAGACCTCGACTAATAAAACGAGATGTGAAGTATACTCAGATTGTAGTAGATAGAGTCAGAGCACTCAATGGCACCATATATGATGTTATGTTCATCAGTACAG ATCAAGGAGCCCTGCACAAAGCTATCAGCTATGAAAATGGAATGCATATTATTGAAGAAACACAGCTTTTTCCAAATTTTGAGCCAGTCCAAACTCTCTTGCTTGCATCCAAAAAA ggcAGAAGATACCTCTATGCTGGTTCAAATTCTGGTGTGGTTCAGTCTCCGGTGGCATTCTGTGATAAGTACACCACTTGTGTTGACTGTGTTTTAGCAAGGGATCCTTACTGTGCTTGGAAACCCCTTAAAGCTTCCTGCattgatatttttaaagaaagtgaaattGAAAG gaactggattcagaaCATAGGTGGAGATGCATCGTCTTGTTCTG ATAAAGTAAGAGAGAATTCCCTACAGCATACATTCAAGCATGGGAGCACAGCAGAACTCAAGTGTTCTCAAAAGTCCAATCTGGCACAGGTAGTTTGGAAGTTCAAAGATGATGTACTGAGAGTGGAGAGTCCCAAGTACCGCCTGCTGGAAAAGGCATTGCTCATATTCAATTTATCAGAAGGAGACAGTGGTGTTTACCAGTGtttgtcagaagaaaaagtgaagaataaGAAATTTTCTCAAGTGCTGGCTAAGCACATTTTGGAACTGAAAAAGATCCAGCACACCACAGTGGGTCCCACCACGGCAGCTGCACCAACAGAAG CCTCATCTCCTATACCTTTCCCTCCTACTGGTACCTCCTTTTTGTCGTGTGTGGGAAGTGATTCACCTccttcacccaccagtacccagCCTGATGTTTGGTTTAGGACAGACCCTGTAAAGGTGATGTTATTGCCACCTTTCCTAAGTGACCAGGCACAGCATGTTAGTGTCCAGGGATCCTTTCACCTCTTCTGCCAAGCCACAG GTCCAGATGACTCCTATTTTGTCTGGAAGAAGAACGGACAGAAGATGAAGGCATGTATCACTGAACAATCTCATATGCTATTTGATGGCAGAGTGCATGTTCTGAGTTGGGTGAAAGACTCAGTAttggaaaatacagaatataaatgTTCATTCATCTCAAAAGTTGGGAACATATCATCAGAAGTGCACATCACAGTGGAAGATAAAG ATAGTAATGGTCAGGACAGATGGACCAAAGAATTTGATACCTGGAGAAGCGCCATCAGCGAACATGACAAGATGATGAAAAACTGGAGAGAAATGTGGGTAAGAATTTTTGGAGAAGATACCTCCTACAATGCTTTCTACATGATCCACTGCAGTCCCAATTTTATAAATAGCCTATGA
- the SEMA4D gene encoding semaphorin-4D isoform X7 encodes MALCAFYWVYLLLEASVAFGPVPRITWEHREVQLIHFHESEVSNYSTLLLSEDKDVLYVGAREVIFALNAVNIDEKQHELHWKVTEDKRTKCAVKGKSEQTECRNYVRVLQQLNDTFLYVCGTNAFQPTCDYLNLISFELGGKNEDGKGRCPFDPAQSYTSVMVDEELYSGTSYNFLGSEPIISRHSHQSPLRTEYAIPWLNEPNFVFADVIRADQNSTDGEDDKIYFFFTEVSVEYEFVGKLMIPRIARVCKRDQGGLRTLQKKWTSFLKARLICTIPDKNLIFNIINDVFILKSPTLKEPVIYGVFTPQLNNVGLSAVCAYNLSTVEEVFSKGKYMQSATVEQSHTKWVRYNGEIPNPRPGACINKEARASNYMSSLNLPDKTLQFVKDHPLMDDSVTPMGDRPRLIKRDVKYTQIVVDRVRALNGTIYDVMFISTDQGALHKAISYENGMHIIEETQLFPNFEPVQTLLLASKKGRRYLYAGSNSGVVQSPVAFCDKYTTCVDCVLARDPYCAWKPLKASCIDIFKESEIERNWIQNIGGDASSCSASSPIPFPPTGTSFLSCVGSDSPPSPTSTQPDVWFRTDPVKVMLLPPFLSDQAQHVSVQGSFHLFCQATGPDDSYFVWKKNGQKMKACITEQSHMLFDGRVHVLSWVKDSVLENTEYKCSFISKVGNISSEVHITVEDKDSNGQDRWTKEFDTWRSAISEHDKMMKNWREMWVRIFGEDTSYNAFYMIHCSPNFINSL; translated from the exons ATGGCTCTATGTGCTTTTTATTGGGTTTATTTGTTATTGGAAGCGTCAGTAGCATTTGGCCCAGTACCGAGGATCACTTGGGAACACAGAG AGGTACAGCTAATACATTTTCATGAATCAGAAGTGTCAAACTATTCAACCTTGCTGTTAAGTGAAGACAAAGATGTTCTATATGTAGGAGCCAGAGAAGTGATTTTTGCATTAAATGCAGTGAATATTGATGAAAAGCAGCATGAG TTACACTGGAAGGTCACTGAAGATAAAAGGACTAAATGTGCAGTCAAGGGCAAATCAGAACAG ACGGAGTGTCGTAATTATGTGCGTGTCTTGCAACAGCTGAACGATACTTTTCTATATGTGTGTGGAACTAATGCGTTTCAGCCAACATGTGATTACCTG aatttaatttcatttgaactTGGAGGTAAAAATGAAGATGGTAAGGGCAGATGTCCATTTGATCCTGCTCAAAGCTACACATCTGTTATGGTTG ATGAGGAGCTTTATTCTGGGACTTCTTACAATTTCTTGGGAAGTGAACCTATCATTTCACGGCACTCTCATCAGAGCCCTCTGAGAACAGAGTATGCAATACCTTGGCTTAACG AGCCCAATTTTGTTTTTGCTGATGTGATAAGAGCAGATCAAAACAGCACTGATGGAGAAGATGACAAGATATACTTCTTTTTCACTGAGGTGTCTGTGGAGTACGAATTTGTTGGAAAATTGATGATTCCAAGAATAGCTAGAGTGTGCAAG agGGACCAAGGAGGATTAAGGACCTTGCAGAAAAAATGGACTTCCTTTCTCAAGGCCAGATTGATTTGTACCATCCCTGAtaagaatttaattttcaatattaTCAATGATGTTTTTATTCTCAAGTCTCCAACTCTGAAGGAACCAGTGATATATGGAGTCTTCACCCCGCAACT GAATAATGTGGGGCTGTCAGCAGTATGTGCATACAATCTGTCTACTGTAGAAGAggttttttcaaaaggaaaatatatgcaGAGTGCTACAGTAGAACAGTCTCATACAAAGTGGGTACGATACAATGGGGAAATTCCTAATCCTCGACCTGGTGCA TGTATAAACAAGGAAGCCAGAGCATCAAACTACATGAGTTCTCTGAATTTACCAGACAAAACATTGCAGTTTGTTAAAGATCATCCTCTAATGGATGACTCAGTGACTCCAATGGGAGACAGACCTCGACTAATAAAACGAGATGTGAAGTATACTCAGATTGTAGTAGATAGAGTCAGAGCACTCAATGGCACCATATATGATGTTATGTTCATCAGTACAG ATCAAGGAGCCCTGCACAAAGCTATCAGCTATGAAAATGGAATGCATATTATTGAAGAAACACAGCTTTTTCCAAATTTTGAGCCAGTCCAAACTCTCTTGCTTGCATCCAAAAAA ggcAGAAGATACCTCTATGCTGGTTCAAATTCTGGTGTGGTTCAGTCTCCGGTGGCATTCTGTGATAAGTACACCACTTGTGTTGACTGTGTTTTAGCAAGGGATCCTTACTGTGCTTGGAAACCCCTTAAAGCTTCCTGCattgatatttttaaagaaagtgaaattGAAAG gaactggattcagaaCATAGGTGGAGATGCATCGTCTTGTTCTG CCTCATCTCCTATACCTTTCCCTCCTACTGGTACCTCCTTTTTGTCGTGTGTGGGAAGTGATTCACCTccttcacccaccagtacccagCCTGATGTTTGGTTTAGGACAGACCCTGTAAAGGTGATGTTATTGCCACCTTTCCTAAGTGACCAGGCACAGCATGTTAGTGTCCAGGGATCCTTTCACCTCTTCTGCCAAGCCACAG GTCCAGATGACTCCTATTTTGTCTGGAAGAAGAACGGACAGAAGATGAAGGCATGTATCACTGAACAATCTCATATGCTATTTGATGGCAGAGTGCATGTTCTGAGTTGGGTGAAAGACTCAGTAttggaaaatacagaatataaatgTTCATTCATCTCAAAAGTTGGGAACATATCATCAGAAGTGCACATCACAGTGGAAGATAAAG ATAGTAATGGTCAGGACAGATGGACCAAAGAATTTGATACCTGGAGAAGCGCCATCAGCGAACATGACAAGATGATGAAAAACTGGAGAGAAATGTGGGTAAGAATTTTTGGAGAAGATACCTCCTACAATGCTTTCTACATGATCCACTGCAGTCCCAATTTTATAAATAGCCTATGA
- the SEMA4D gene encoding semaphorin-4D isoform X1, producing the protein MALCAFYWVYLLLEASVAFGPVPRITWEHREVQLIHFHESEVSNYSTLLLSEDKDVLYVGAREVIFALNAVNIDEKQHELHWKVTEDKRTKCAVKGKSEQTECRNYVRVLQQLNDTFLYVCGTNAFQPTCDYLNLISFELGGKNEDGKGRCPFDPAQSYTSVMVDEELYSGTSYNFLGSEPIISRHSHQSPLRTEYAIPWLNEPNFVFADVIRADQNSTDGEDDKIYFFFTEVSVEYEFVGKLMIPRIARVCKRDQGGLRTLQKKWTSFLKARLICTIPDKNLIFNIINDVFILKSPTLKEPVIYGVFTPQLNNVGLSAVCAYNLSTVEEVFSKGKYMQSATVEQSHTKWVRYNGEIPNPRPGACINKEARASNYMSSLNLPDKTLQFVKDHPLMDDSVTPMGDRPRLIKRDVKYTQIVVDRVRALNGTIYDVMFISTDQGALHKAISYENGMHIIEETQLFPNFEPVQTLLLASKKGRRYLYAGSNSGVVQSPVAFCDKYTTCVDCVLARDPYCAWKPLKASCIDIFKESEIERNWIQNIGGDASSCSDKVRENSLQHTFKHGSTAELKCSQKSNLAQVVWKFKDDVLRVESPKYRLLEKALLIFNLSEGDSGVYQCLSEEKVKNKKFSQVLAKHILELKKIQHTTVGPTTAAAPTEASSPIPFPPTGTSFLSCVGSDSPPSPTSTQPDVWFRTDPVKVMLLPPFLSDQAQHVSVQGSFHLFCQATGPDDSYFVWKKNGQKMKACITEQSHMLFDGRVHVLSWVKDSVLENTEYKCSFISKVGNISSEVHITVEDKDSNGQDRWTKEFDTWRSAISEHDKMMKNWREMWVRIFGEDTSYNAFYMIHCSPNFINSL; encoded by the exons ATGGCTCTATGTGCTTTTTATTGGGTTTATTTGTTATTGGAAGCGTCAGTAGCATTTGGCCCAGTACCGAGGATCACTTGGGAACACAGAG AGGTACAGCTAATACATTTTCATGAATCAGAAGTGTCAAACTATTCAACCTTGCTGTTAAGTGAAGACAAAGATGTTCTATATGTAGGAGCCAGAGAAGTGATTTTTGCATTAAATGCAGTGAATATTGATGAAAAGCAGCATGAG TTACACTGGAAGGTCACTGAAGATAAAAGGACTAAATGTGCAGTCAAGGGCAAATCAGAACAG ACGGAGTGTCGTAATTATGTGCGTGTCTTGCAACAGCTGAACGATACTTTTCTATATGTGTGTGGAACTAATGCGTTTCAGCCAACATGTGATTACCTG aatttaatttcatttgaactTGGAGGTAAAAATGAAGATGGTAAGGGCAGATGTCCATTTGATCCTGCTCAAAGCTACACATCTGTTATGGTTG ATGAGGAGCTTTATTCTGGGACTTCTTACAATTTCTTGGGAAGTGAACCTATCATTTCACGGCACTCTCATCAGAGCCCTCTGAGAACAGAGTATGCAATACCTTGGCTTAACG AGCCCAATTTTGTTTTTGCTGATGTGATAAGAGCAGATCAAAACAGCACTGATGGAGAAGATGACAAGATATACTTCTTTTTCACTGAGGTGTCTGTGGAGTACGAATTTGTTGGAAAATTGATGATTCCAAGAATAGCTAGAGTGTGCAAG agGGACCAAGGAGGATTAAGGACCTTGCAGAAAAAATGGACTTCCTTTCTCAAGGCCAGATTGATTTGTACCATCCCTGAtaagaatttaattttcaatattaTCAATGATGTTTTTATTCTCAAGTCTCCAACTCTGAAGGAACCAGTGATATATGGAGTCTTCACCCCGCAACT GAATAATGTGGGGCTGTCAGCAGTATGTGCATACAATCTGTCTACTGTAGAAGAggttttttcaaaaggaaaatatatgcaGAGTGCTACAGTAGAACAGTCTCATACAAAGTGGGTACGATACAATGGGGAAATTCCTAATCCTCGACCTGGTGCA TGTATAAACAAGGAAGCCAGAGCATCAAACTACATGAGTTCTCTGAATTTACCAGACAAAACATTGCAGTTTGTTAAAGATCATCCTCTAATGGATGACTCAGTGACTCCAATGGGAGACAGACCTCGACTAATAAAACGAGATGTGAAGTATACTCAGATTGTAGTAGATAGAGTCAGAGCACTCAATGGCACCATATATGATGTTATGTTCATCAGTACAG ATCAAGGAGCCCTGCACAAAGCTATCAGCTATGAAAATGGAATGCATATTATTGAAGAAACACAGCTTTTTCCAAATTTTGAGCCAGTCCAAACTCTCTTGCTTGCATCCAAAAAA ggcAGAAGATACCTCTATGCTGGTTCAAATTCTGGTGTGGTTCAGTCTCCGGTGGCATTCTGTGATAAGTACACCACTTGTGTTGACTGTGTTTTAGCAAGGGATCCTTACTGTGCTTGGAAACCCCTTAAAGCTTCCTGCattgatatttttaaagaaagtgaaattGAAAG gaactggattcagaaCATAGGTGGAGATGCATCGTCTTGTTCTG ATAAAGTAAGAGAGAATTCCCTACAGCATACATTCAAGCATGGGAGCACAGCAGAACTCAAGTGTTCTCAAAAGTCCAATCTGGCACAGGTAGTTTGGAAGTTCAAAGATGATGTACTGAGAGTGGAGAGTCCCAAGTACCGCCTGCTGGAAAAGGCATTGCTCATATTCAATTTATCAGAAGGAGACAGTGGTGTTTACCAGTGtttgtcagaagaaaaagtgaagaataaGAAATTTTCTCAAGTGCTGGCTAAGCACATTTTGGAACTGAAAAAGATCCAGCACACCACAGTGGGTCCCACCACGGCAGCTGCACCAACAGAAG CCTCATCTCCTATACCTTTCCCTCCTACTGGTACCTCCTTTTTGTCGTGTGTGGGAAGTGATTCACCTccttcacccaccagtacccagCCTGATGTTTGGTTTAGGACAGACCCTGTAAAGGTGATGTTATTGCCACCTTTCCTAAGTGACCAGGCACAGCATGTTAGTGTCCAGGGATCCTTTCACCTCTTCTGCCAAGCCACAG GTCCAGATGACTCCTATTTTGTCTGGAAGAAGAACGGACAGAAGATGAAGGCATGTATCACTGAACAATCTCATATGCTATTTGATGGCAGAGTGCATGTTCTGAGTTGGGTGAAAGACTCAGTAttggaaaatacagaatataaatgTTCATTCATCTCAAAAGTTGGGAACATATCATCAGAAGTGCACATCACAGTGGAAGATAAAG ATAGTAATGGTCAGGACAGATGGACCAAAGAATTTGATACCTGGAGAAGCGCCATCAGCGAACATGACAAGATGATGAAAAACTGGAGAGAAATGTGGGTAAGAATTTTTGGAGAAGATACCTCCTACAATGCTTTCTACATGATCCACTGCAGTCCCAATTTTATAAATAGCCTATGA
- the SEMA4D gene encoding semaphorin-4D isoform X8: MALCAFYWVYLLLEASVAFGPVPRITWEHREVQLIHFHESEVSNYSTLLLSEDKDVLYVGAREVIFALNAVNIDEKQHELHWKVTEDKRTKCAVKGKSEQTECRNYVRVLQQLNDTFLYVCGTNAFQPTCDYLNLISFELGGKNEDGKGRCPFDPAQSYTSVMVDEELYSGTSYNFLGSEPIISRHSHQSPLRTEYAIPWLNEPNFVFADVIRADQNSTDGEDDKIYFFFTEVSVEYEFVGKLMIPRIARVCKRDQGGLRTLQKKWTSFLKARLICTIPDKNLIFNIINDVFILKSPTLKEPVIYGVFTPQLNNVGLSAVCAYNLSTVEEVFSKGKYMQSATVEQSHTKWVRYNGEIPNPRPGACINKEARASNYMSSLNLPDKTLQFVKDHPLMDDSVTPMGDRPRLIKRDVKYTQIVVDRVRALNGTIYDVMFISTDQGALHKAISYENGMHIIEETQLFPNFEPVQTLLLASKKGRRYLYAGSNSGVVQSPVAFCDKYTTCVDCVLARDPYCAWKPLKASCIDIFKESEIERNWIQNIGGDASSCSDKVRENSLQHTFKHGSTAELKCSQKSNLAQVVWKFKDDVLRVESPKYRLLEKALLIFNLSEGDSGVYQCLSEEKVKNKKFSQVLAKHILELKKIQHTTVGPTTAAAPTEASSPIPFPPTGTSFLSCVGSDSPPSPTSTQPDVWFRTDPVKVMLLPPFLSDQAQHVSVQGSFHLFCQATGSLTC, encoded by the exons ATGGCTCTATGTGCTTTTTATTGGGTTTATTTGTTATTGGAAGCGTCAGTAGCATTTGGCCCAGTACCGAGGATCACTTGGGAACACAGAG AGGTACAGCTAATACATTTTCATGAATCAGAAGTGTCAAACTATTCAACCTTGCTGTTAAGTGAAGACAAAGATGTTCTATATGTAGGAGCCAGAGAAGTGATTTTTGCATTAAATGCAGTGAATATTGATGAAAAGCAGCATGAG TTACACTGGAAGGTCACTGAAGATAAAAGGACTAAATGTGCAGTCAAGGGCAAATCAGAACAG ACGGAGTGTCGTAATTATGTGCGTGTCTTGCAACAGCTGAACGATACTTTTCTATATGTGTGTGGAACTAATGCGTTTCAGCCAACATGTGATTACCTG aatttaatttcatttgaactTGGAGGTAAAAATGAAGATGGTAAGGGCAGATGTCCATTTGATCCTGCTCAAAGCTACACATCTGTTATGGTTG ATGAGGAGCTTTATTCTGGGACTTCTTACAATTTCTTGGGAAGTGAACCTATCATTTCACGGCACTCTCATCAGAGCCCTCTGAGAACAGAGTATGCAATACCTTGGCTTAACG AGCCCAATTTTGTTTTTGCTGATGTGATAAGAGCAGATCAAAACAGCACTGATGGAGAAGATGACAAGATATACTTCTTTTTCACTGAGGTGTCTGTGGAGTACGAATTTGTTGGAAAATTGATGATTCCAAGAATAGCTAGAGTGTGCAAG agGGACCAAGGAGGATTAAGGACCTTGCAGAAAAAATGGACTTCCTTTCTCAAGGCCAGATTGATTTGTACCATCCCTGAtaagaatttaattttcaatattaTCAATGATGTTTTTATTCTCAAGTCTCCAACTCTGAAGGAACCAGTGATATATGGAGTCTTCACCCCGCAACT GAATAATGTGGGGCTGTCAGCAGTATGTGCATACAATCTGTCTACTGTAGAAGAggttttttcaaaaggaaaatatatgcaGAGTGCTACAGTAGAACAGTCTCATACAAAGTGGGTACGATACAATGGGGAAATTCCTAATCCTCGACCTGGTGCA TGTATAAACAAGGAAGCCAGAGCATCAAACTACATGAGTTCTCTGAATTTACCAGACAAAACATTGCAGTTTGTTAAAGATCATCCTCTAATGGATGACTCAGTGACTCCAATGGGAGACAGACCTCGACTAATAAAACGAGATGTGAAGTATACTCAGATTGTAGTAGATAGAGTCAGAGCACTCAATGGCACCATATATGATGTTATGTTCATCAGTACAG ATCAAGGAGCCCTGCACAAAGCTATCAGCTATGAAAATGGAATGCATATTATTGAAGAAACACAGCTTTTTCCAAATTTTGAGCCAGTCCAAACTCTCTTGCTTGCATCCAAAAAA ggcAGAAGATACCTCTATGCTGGTTCAAATTCTGGTGTGGTTCAGTCTCCGGTGGCATTCTGTGATAAGTACACCACTTGTGTTGACTGTGTTTTAGCAAGGGATCCTTACTGTGCTTGGAAACCCCTTAAAGCTTCCTGCattgatatttttaaagaaagtgaaattGAAAG gaactggattcagaaCATAGGTGGAGATGCATCGTCTTGTTCTG ATAAAGTAAGAGAGAATTCCCTACAGCATACATTCAAGCATGGGAGCACAGCAGAACTCAAGTGTTCTCAAAAGTCCAATCTGGCACAGGTAGTTTGGAAGTTCAAAGATGATGTACTGAGAGTGGAGAGTCCCAAGTACCGCCTGCTGGAAAAGGCATTGCTCATATTCAATTTATCAGAAGGAGACAGTGGTGTTTACCAGTGtttgtcagaagaaaaagtgaagaataaGAAATTTTCTCAAGTGCTGGCTAAGCACATTTTGGAACTGAAAAAGATCCAGCACACCACAGTGGGTCCCACCACGGCAGCTGCACCAACAGAAG CCTCATCTCCTATACCTTTCCCTCCTACTGGTACCTCCTTTTTGTCGTGTGTGGGAAGTGATTCACCTccttcacccaccagtacccagCCTGATGTTTGGTTTAGGACAGACCCTGTAAAGGTGATGTTATTGCCACCTTTCCTAAGTGACCAGGCACAGCATGTTAGTGTCCAGGGATCCTTTCACCTCTTCTGCCAAGCCACAG GCTCACTTACATGCTGA